TACAGCCCTCGCGCCAACCGAATCCACTCCCATCACTAATTTCTGGAGTGGTTGTGTTGTTAAAAGTCTTGTTATTAGCGGTCTCGCCCTTCCACCTTGCATCCAGGAAAGTAGCTGCTTACCTTCTTGGCTCCATGGTTTCATTTCTTTGCTGGACGGTCATCCCAGCAAGTGGCGTCATTTCCAGCCTGCGTATTGATTCGTCGTGGCCTTGCTTCTACAATCTGCATTTCCTGCAACTTGatgtttatttctttttcttatcCATCATTATCACGCATGAAATTTCATTTGTTCTTAATTATTGTCCTTGTTAGGACATACCAGGCCACTCGTTCATTATGGCCGTTGAATCTCCTCTTACCAACATATGCGCTACAAGCGCCCCTGTACTTTGACTTTAACCTTGGTATTGGTTTGGATCTTGATGACGGCGCTTGCTTAGGTTGTAACGCAGGCTATGTTGGTGTCTGGATGTATCCTTGCCGAGATTGATCTATAGGCAGGTCATTATGAATATCTCTTGAACTCTTGTTGCACGTAGTCGCTTTGCCATCTCATGGCATATCCGCTTTCGCATGTTGGAGTGGACTGCACACATCTTAGCTCTGTATAAGTACTGTAGACGAGCTTGGTGATGAGTCATCCCCACATTTGAACCCCAACTATAAAGTCTCCGTGGTTTGTCTCCGAAGCCCGTTATCGCCCACACCTCCCTCACATTTCGAAGTACGTTTGGAATGGCCAGGGACGACCTCACAACCCGGCAATGGCTCCTGGCTCTGCTGGAGCCGGCCAAAATTTTGACATGGGCTATGTCTTGTACGTCTCCACTTACTACCTAGAATCATTTGTACTGTATCTCTCATTGTCTACTATATGTTTGAACCTTGCATGATATGCTATGGATTAGCCCAGCTAACATGAACACAGACTACGTCGGCGCCAATTTTAAGGCCGTTCTCAGCGGACGCCTCCTAGCACCCATCCTTAATGCCCATCAGCTTCGTGACGAAGCATTCGGGAAGTTCTGGGTCGCATTTAGTTGTATGCGCTTTCATCCCCTTGCAACCTCTCTTTCTATCTCAATATCAGCTGACAAAACCAAGCAAACCGTGAAGAACCACCATCGACAGACCACCTCTCACCCGGCGACACAGGAGCAACAGGAGCAACAGGAGCAACAGGCGCAAGCAAAAGTCCattcccatcttcatccttaTCTAGCTCTGcaaaagaagacgaacaaAAAGCACTACAATCATCTGACCTGATTCCCCCCATTATCTCGCAAGCAACCGGTGTCGTCCTTGACGTCGGCCCGGGAACAGGGACACAAattccccttctctctcAAATCCCCGCAGCCAACATAAGCGTCATCTACGGCGCCGAGCCTTGTCTAGGTCTTCATGAGGAATTGCGCAGACGCGCTGCGGACTACGGATTGGCACAGAAGTATACGATTCTGCCGTGTAGTGTTGTGCAGAAAGAGCTAGGGCCGGAATTGAAGAGCATTGGATTAGTTTCGGACTCCTCTGATGGGGGTGATGGTGGAGTGTTTGACAGCATAATCACAATCCGCGTGCTTTGTTCTGTGCCTGACCCTGAAACGACAATCTCCTATTTATACAGCCTGCTCAAACCGGGTGGAAAGTTGCTTGTTGTGGAGCATGTTGTTAATCCATGGAATACGCCTAAAGGGTCGATATTGGCACGGATGATGCAGGGTTTTTATCACTTTTTCGGATGGAGATGGGTTATGGGCGACTGTTGTCTTAATCGCGATACGGAgcggttgctgaggaggGCACCTGAACGAGCGGGGGATGGGGGATGGGAGAGTGTGGATTTGGAGAGGTGGTTTGAGAGGACTTGTATGGTTTACATTGCTGGGGTCTTCGTTAAAAAGAGGTAGATTGTGGGGCCGAGCTGGGGTGGGATGATGTGCCCTAAGATCATGTATTACAGATATGGAATCGAACAAAGCCTATATCGTTATGGTCATGTGGTCATTAAGTCTATGCATACAGTGAGTACTGGTGAAAGCATGTCTGCCAGCAGACCATGCTTCTTAGTGACATCAAACTAAGGTGGCTTCGGCCGCCCTGGAGGCCAAAACTCGAATAAGTCCAGTGCCTCCGACGTCCACGGACCTTGCTCATGCTCATCGTTTTGCTTGGTAATCGGATTAAGCGGGCTTGTCGTGGCCAAaggtcgaagaggaaggccGTCGATAGTCGTGGGGTCCGAATATGACTTGCGTAAATTTG
This sequence is a window from Aspergillus nidulans FGSC A4 chromosome IV. Protein-coding genes within it:
- a CDS encoding class I SAM-dependent methyltransferase (transcript_id=CADANIAT00000895), encoding MARDDLTTRQWLLALLEPAKILTWAMSYYVGANFKAVLSGRLLAPILNAHQLRDEAFGKFWVAFSSNREEPPSTDHLSPGDTGATGATGATGASKSPFPSSSLSSSAKEDEQKALQSSDLIPPIISQATGVVLDVGPGTGTQIPLLSQIPAANISVIYGAEPCLGLHEELRRRAADYGLAQKYTILPCSVVQKELGPELKSIGLVSDSSDGGDGGVFDSIITIRVLCSVPDPETTISYLYSLLKPGGKLLVVEHVVNPWNTPKGSILARMMQGFYHFFGWRWVMGDCCLNRDTERLLRRAPERAGDGGWESVDLERWFERTCMVYIAGVFVKKR